The Oleidesulfovibrio alaskensis DSM 16109 genome has a segment encoding these proteins:
- a CDS encoding Rha family transcriptional regulator produces MTTSLKVAEVFGKPHYDVLKAIRALDCSASFREGNFSCTEMEVQAGAVKRKSPMYLMTRDGFTFLAMGFTIPVK; encoded by the coding sequence ATGACCACCAGCCTCAAGGTGGCTGAGGTGTTCGGGAAACCGCACTACGATGTTCTCAAGGCAATTCGTGCCTTGGACTGCTCCGCTTCTTTCCGTGAAGGGAATTTTTCCTGCACGGAAATGGAGGTTCAGGCTGGTGCTGTGAAGCGCAAGTCTCCCATGTATCTCATGACCCGCGACGGCTTCACCTTCCTCGCGATGGGCTT